From the genome of Glycine max cultivar Williams 82 chromosome 2, Glycine_max_v4.0, whole genome shotgun sequence, one region includes:
- the LOC100786104 gene encoding metalloendoproteinase 5-MMP produces MKPYLRPVFLLFLILLDQSISASAGNFFDSLKKLFGPALAKIPSKKEDLKKAEKVKEWVEKVKDGVELAIENAPPSPPNEAPKQINIKGLSVVKDYLSEYGYIESSRPFNNSFDQETMSAIKTYQKFSNLPVTGVPNKQLIQQMLSLRCGVPDVNFDYNFTDDNTSYPKAGHRWFPNRNLTYGFLPENQIPDNMTKVFRDSFARWAQASGTLSLTETTYDNADIQVGFYNFTDLSIKMEVYGGSLIFLQPDSSKKGVVLLDGNMGWLLPSENASLSKDDGVLDLETAAMHQIGHLLGLDHSHKEDSVMYPYILSSQSQQRKVQLSNSDKANIHLQFAKHDSDLTSPNSHDSDLTSPNSHDSASHGGRLDVLLVTTFSLGFAYLLLLSY; encoded by the coding sequence ATGAAACCGTACCTACGTCCAGTATTCCTATTATTCCTTATCCTTCTCGACCAATCCATTTCGGCGAGTGCTGGTAATTTTTTTGAttcattgaaaaaattatttggtcCAGCATTAGCAAAGATACCGAGCAAGAAAGAAGATTTGAAGAAGGCTGAGAAAGTGAAGGAGTGGGTCGAGAAAGTGAAGGACGGCGTAGAACTTGCAATAGAAAATGCCCCTCCCTCACCGCCAAACGAAGCACCGAAGCAAATCAATATTAAAGGCCTGTCTGTCGTCAAGGATTACTTATCTGAGTACGGCTACATTGAATCCTCTAGGCCATTTAACAATTCTTTCGACCAGGAAACAATGTCAGCCATTAAGACCTACCAGAAATTTTCCAATCTTCCAGTTACCGGCGTTCCGAACAAACAGCTTATTCAGCAAATGTTGTCCCTACGATGCGGTGTCCCCGACGTTAACTTTGACTACAACTTCACCGACGACAACACTTCCTATCCCAAAGCCGGACACCGCTGGTTCCCAAACAGAAACCTCACATACGGTTTTCTTCCCGAAAACCAAATCCCAGACAACATGACTAAGGTGTTCAGAGATTCCTTTGCGAGGTGGGCCCAAGCCTCGGGGACTTTGAGTCTCACGGAGACAACCTACGACAACGCCGACATCCAGGTAGGGTTCTACAACTTCACCGACTTGAGCATTAAAATGGAGGTGTATGGTGGCAGCCTTATATTTTTGCAACCGGATTCTAGTAAGAAAGGGGTGGTACTTCTGGACGGTAACATGGGCTGGTTACTTCCAAGTGAAAACGCCTCACTGTCGAAAGATGATGGAGTTTTGGACTTGGAGACTGCAGCGATGCACCAGATAGGGCATCTACTTGGACTTGATCACTCTCACAAAGAGGACTCTGTTATGTATCCTTACATATTGTCATCACAGTCACAGCAACGAAAGGTGCAGCTTTCCAATTCTGACAAGGCCAACATTCACCTTCAGTTTGCTAAGCATGACTCGGATCTGACTTCTCCAAACTCGCATGACTCGGATCTGACTTCTCCAAACTCGCATGACTCTGCAAGCCACGGTGGGCGTTTGGATGTGCTTTTAGTTACCACTTTCTCTCTTGGATTTGCTTACTTACTGCTCCTTTCGTATTAG